A single Vigna radiata var. radiata cultivar VC1973A chromosome 8, Vradiata_ver6, whole genome shotgun sequence DNA region contains:
- the LOC106771391 gene encoding uncharacterized protein At3g49055, giving the protein MEQLSPRAHHSDRVPYFEEVLKEKEKDGLEGKGVEFLKERVDRLESERKERNGVMFMVLDSLTSTKYSLSRVIEGLEGEKNEASVKDCKEECSGVESRMLLEESRLISRLAVEVEKRVDGYKEMRRKEKKELESSLMSLTEENRDVNSLLRIALLEKEALEKRIKGHDHKRMPLLQFGWFMMGGGNSEQSTEISGAKSDSSECEEEVVSVASTVERMMKNLRLEITRLRRSLEESRSDTERLQCLTEKQAKEIEENKLYIKELEDRERTLTRNVEEFLMEMKAAEEEVARWKEACELEVEAGKVEIEEREKMVAVLKQELHKTKTTLDISNGKLRLKEELAMTAITAQEAAERSLKLADARAVELRRRVEELTRQLEETDKCENNIHKVRRICWPWQFFKLANTRVGNAKRMLPEMQSLI; this is encoded by the exons ATGGAACAATTATCTCCCCGTGCTCATCATTCAGACAGGGTCCCTTACTTCGAAGAGGttctgaaagaaaaagaaaaagacggGTTGGAGGGAAAAGGAGtggaatttttgaaagaaaggGTTGATAGATTGGAGAGTGAGAGGAAAGAGAGAAATGGGGTGATGTTTATGGTTTTGGATTCTCTGACTTCAACGAAGTATAGCTTGTCTAGAGTGATAGAGGGGTTAGAGGGAGAAAAGAACGAAGCGTCAGTGAAAGATTGTAAGGAGGAGTGTTCAGGTGTGGAATCAAGGATGTTGTTGGAAGAATCGAGGTTGATCTCGAGGCTTGCGGTTGAGGTGGAGAAAAGGGTGGATGGGTACAAAGAGATGAGgaggaaggagaagaaagaatTGGAGAGCAGTTTGATGAGTTTGACTGAGGAGAATAGGGATGTGAATAGCTTGCTTAGGATTGCCCTGTTGGAGAAAGAAGCATTGGAGAAGAGAATAAAGGGACATGACCATAAAAGGATGCCCCTTTTGCAGTTTGGTTGGTTCATGATGGGTGGTGGGAACAGTGAACAATCAACGGAGATTTCTGGGGCCAAATCAGATAGCAGTGAGTGTGAAGAGGAAGTTGTTAGTGTG GCCTCAACCGTGGAAAGAATGATGAAGAATTTACGTCTTGAAATCACTCGATTGAGAAGATCTTTGGAAGAATCTAG GTCAGATACAGAGCGTCTGCAGTGTCTCACagaaaaacaagcaaaagaaattgaagaaaacaaactCTACATTAAAGAGTtagaagatagagagagaacCTTGACTCGAAAT GTAGAGGAGTTTTTGATGGAAATGAAAGCAGCGGAAGAAGAAGTTGCTAGATGGAAGGAAGCTTGTGAGTTGGAAGTTGAAGCTGGAAAGGTAGAGATTGAAGAGCGTGAGAAAATG GTGGCTGTCTTAAAACAAGAACTGCATAAAACAAAGACTACTTTGGACATATCGAATGGAAAATTAAGACTGAAAGAGGAACTTGCAATGACTGCAATAACTGCACAGGAAGCAGCAGAGAGGTCTTTGAAACTGGCTGATGCTAGAGCAGTTGAACTTCGTAGGAGAGTTGAAGAACTAACCAGACAACTAGAAGAAACAGATAAATGTGAAAACAATATTCATAAAGTGAGACGCATATGTTGGCCATGGCAATTTTTCAAATTAGCAAACACTAGAGTTGGAAATGCCAAAAGGATGTTACCAGAAATGCAATCCTTGATTTAA